AACAAACTTCAGGACGGTTAGAGATGGAGAGAGAAACATTTGGAAAATCGGTGGATGTGCTGAAAAAAAAGtttcagaaatatttaatttttataataccGATTTTGGAAtcaaataacttttttatttgccaatttatattcaaaatacAGGTTAATCTCCATGGGCTTCCATTTTGTAGGTCGCAAGCCTGCATGCCACGGAGACTGCTCATAAGATATCGTTTAGAATTTTGATTTAACATAACAACTTCAAAAACACATATAAAACTAACTGATCAATTTTCATTGGTAATCGAGCTGCCTAGGAGATCAGCATGCTGGGGTTCAGCCACTTGCGCATCATGGCCTGATTCTGGGCCAAAATGGCGGCCGACTCCAAGTCGCCGCGTTTGAATAGTCGCTCATCGAAGTCGAAAAGGGATCGGTTGGTTGGGAGCTGGACATTGTGTTTGCAGGACTTCACTTGGCCACGGTTGGGATAAGGCTTTTGACCAGCCGTCTGCTCCGCCAGAAAGCGCTGCATTTGCTCATGGTAATGGTCCAGGTAGGCTGTGGTATCGGAGAACTTCGGCGAACTACTCGGAGTATCACACGGTTGTGGTGAGACTGGCAGTTCCGGAGAAGTTGCCTCCGAACGTTGTTGATTTTGCCTGGCCTTCTGGGATCTCTTTGACTTggattttttattgttgccggCAGGTGGCGGTAAGTTGTTCGGCTTGGGATTCGCCTGGGCAACGCGGGATTGGGGAGGAACCTGGGCCATGTTGCGCCTCGGATTTAGCTGAACATTGTGTGGCTTAGACTGCGTCGGTGGGGTCAATTTGACCTTGGCGTCGGGAGAAGATTTGGGACTCGGCCGCTTTATCGGCGGCTGATTGCCGGACCGCTTGAGACGTGGGGAAAGCACCACCTTGACCTTGAGCCTAGACACGGGGAGTGATTCCACCGCAGCAGCATAACTCATCGGAGGATCTTGGTCCGATAAATAGGAAGAGGATGTGGTTGGACGACTCGATGCAGAAGGTTGTTCCTCCAGCATCATGTAGTCGCTTAGAGGCTTATGCCGCACCGGAACGAGCTGGCCGGACTTGTTCCCAGCTCCGGAACTACCAGCACCGGTATTACCATTACCTCCACCAGTATAACCTGCTCGGGAATTGTTTCCTCTGGAATTACTTCCACCGGAATTGCATCCAGTCGATTTACCTCCTTCGGAATTATTTCCTCTGGAATTACCACCTCCGCAGAAACCTGCGCTGCATTTACCCACGTCGGCATTGCCGCCTGTGGAGCCTCCGGCTGCTCCATCAATGCGATTTCGGCGATTCCGGCGCTTCACCACCACCGTGGTGGATCTCGATCTTGGACCCGCCAGTTTACTATTCGTCTTGGGCTCTATTGCTGTAGGTGTTTTGGCTGGCTCTGGCTTACATCGGGATACGAATCGGAGATTACTTGACCTGATGACGACACTAAACATCCACTTACTTTGGCTTTTCGGGTGTACTGGGATTTCATTTTCTTCTTTGAGTCTCCACGATTCGACAGTCACTGTTCTGCTGGAAATTTGACAACTAGCAATCAGGGTTGCCATATTTATACAAGTGTTGTAGCACACTAATAAATACTACAATTCTTAAGATTTAAATATCGGCAGTAATATACTAAAACCAATTTTGTAGCTTTAAACTGTAGGtttagtaataataatattggtGAGTACAGTATTTTTAGAACTTCAgcaagaaaaaattaatattagaTACCAAAATtggtaaatatatgtataactgaattttcggtttcatcaaaaattaaaaagtatgaTTTAAAAGCTAAAGAGTCTTTTGTATGTCAAACGGTAGATCGACactatttttttctgtgcctCACTCAAAACCTTTTCGCTTTCGGAAGCCACTATGGATAGGAGAAGAATGACAATAgctttatgtatttatttatatacattttctccACTCTTGACTGAGCCTCTTCACCTCGCTCACTTCACTCAAAACTAAAGTTCACTTTTGCATGACAATCAATTTTTCACTCGACGGTGGACGGACAATGATGCGGGGTCCAAAAGGAAAAGGTGGGGAAAATGGCCGGGGAAAGGGGAaggtggaaaatgcaaaatgggaGTGGGGTGCCTCAATTGAGGcatgaaaataaaagtggtCAAACAGGCGAATACGAAGAGAGATGCAGATGCGATAAAGGGGGACAATATTTCGACTTGTCACTGTCTTTGTTTTCCCTTTATTGCAATTTGCTTCCCGTCTTTAACTTCGTGTATCTTTTCTTTCTGATCAGTCAGATCTAGATATGGTTAAGTGGATAATTGAAGATAGTGTTTAGAGAAATCTTTGTAAAAGCtagtttggttttttaaaacttgtttGGTTTGTTATAAATCTCTTTTAAATAggcaaacataaaatattcGTAGGCTAGTACTACCATTTATTGTAATCAAATAGACAATGTCTTATAGGGATTATTGAATGCTTATTTACAATACAACCATTTACAATAGACTAAGATAAGATATAAAAGCAAGCTTTAATAAATGAGCATAGTAATTTATGGAGTTACTCAACCTTTCCATTTCTTCATTCTGCACCTTAATTATCTTTTTTTCCGGTTCCCTGTTGCCTGAGAATCATTTTGGCCATTACTTTTGTTTCACTTCGAGCTTATGCAATTGTGTTGCCTCAAAAGCCCTCGACTTACCACACTCACTTTCATTGCACTTTAATCTCCCAGAGAATCTTGAGTTTCTGCTCCCATTTCCCTTCATTGAGACATTGCCTAATTAGACTTCGCTTTCAAGAGGTTCGCTTGCCAATTTTTTCTCGCTGAGATGGAAAGCAAATCAAAGGCGGAGAAAAACGACTGAGAAACTGCAGGCAAACAGAATTTGCTATGCCTACAAACTTCAAAGTCAAGATTTCGCTTGGCCAGCTTTTTTCCAGCTACTTGGCGTCTTTTGTGTCCCAAATtgtaaatgtaacaaaaagTTTTGTCCACTTCGGAAACTGgaagtcgtcgtcgtcgcagAAGTTGTTTGGAAACTTTAAATAGCTTCTGCCGCTGCGGCTTGTATTATTTCAGTTTTCGGTGTTTTTTCACCCGTTTCTAGGGCTTTTCCtccaattaaatgtttcccaTTGTGGTTCTGGTattgtataattaatttcgaTGCTCAAATTTTGACTAATGACCGACAGAGCAGAATGGACAAGATGATTGAAGAGAGTCTAAACAAGTTTTGGGTCAGGCTTTTGATTCTTCTGCAGCTCATTTCGCGTCTTCTGTATTTCCTGTTTTGGAcgtcttttaattgtttcccTCCCTCTACacattttgtcttttgttgcTGACGCTATATTCATGTTAATGCGCATTTGCTTTGGGGAAACACTTCCCTCTTTTGTCACTTGTAACAAGAGTTGAACAACGCACTCACCAGCCGAATGCGAGGTCCGTTCATAGGGAAATATTCACAGGCAAGACAAGGGGACTCGAAGTATGTTCCTCCTCGAATGAATTGCTTtgtttaaattcaattgatCTTTATTAACTCACCCGTGGAGGGGGGCCAAGGGCGACAGGCGGAGATCCCAGGGGAAAGATCACTCGAGAGGTCTGCCAACGACTCGTGTAAATTCGGAGGGGCAGACAGAAACGACAAGTTGAACTCGTCTTCGCAGCCCTCTTGTCTTTAGTttattctttctttctcttAAGCATTTGCATGACTTTCCTCGTCATCATCCAATTGATCCCCCCGCATTCAAGTTTTCAATGAGGGGGATCTGTAAATAGGCGGGGCGTTCTATCTTTGGtgcttttattgcatttgccaTGGGTTTTATTTGTGGAGAGAAAAGGGCAGAGTTGGAGAAGTTCAAGTGGTGGTTGCTTGACTCTTGAGTTGCCTGGCACTTGAGGTTTATTTTCTTCCATTATATACACCCCCTAATAAGGAAATACGTCCTAAATCCAGGTTGGATAATAGATTATGTTTGAAAATTTACCTCATCGATTTTAATAGAGCTTAataaaacagtttttaatCACTAGACATTTGATGGACGTGCTTAAGTCGCTTTCAATTTGCCGCTTTCTGCGCCCGTTGCAGTGAAATCTTTTCTATTATTCAGCTCTGGCCCACATTTAACCCCAAACCGCATTCTGCTGCCGCTGAACTTGTGTCCCACATCCAAAAGTTTCGCTTGTTCGTCTTGTGTGCAAGGAGCCCtcttaattaataatttaagtacTCCTATAAGACAGATGCATATATGACTAACTTACTACGGATGCCGAGCAAACCGATTGGATACTAGATCTGATTTTTGTGCAAAAACTTTGCTAATCACATAAGCCCTGCCACTCGTAGTTGTATTTGAATTAGCACTTGCCATTTGGATGCACTGTGTGGGAATAGCCCTTTGTGCTTCCAGTGAAAATTCAAATAGAGGTCTTGACTGCCGGATAAATGGGAGGAAGGGAGTGTGTGAAGTTTCTGAcgtttataaattaaacaagcAAAATGCTGAAACGTCAGCAGAACTGAACCAAACTGAAATGgactgaactgagctgaacaGAAACTGGGGGAGGAGGAGCTCCAGGCGGTATTTCCTATTGACTTTGCTAATTGACTGAAGCGAAGGGAAAACGGGTGCggggaaatgtggaaaatggcGTGAAAAAGCCGGGACTAGGTGAGTTAAATCTGTACAAACATAGGGCTTAGTTTTGACAGACAACCTATTTTACAGAAACTATGTAGCACACAATTTGTGGGTGCCTAATCACCTTTGTCTGGTATTTAAATGTACGAGTTCATGCGACTTCAAACTAACAAACCACTTAAAGCTATAAATAATCTTCGTTTTATCAAATGatagaaatatataacatCTGCCAAATTAAtcgttcattcattcatatatgtaaattCTCAACCTCCTCTTTAGTTGGGATGTTGAACCCAATAGATCATTCCTTAATCTGATACGACCGCTAACAACATTTCGTTCAAGTGGCGGCAATTGGAAGTGAAGTCTTGAATAGATAATCAAGCTTGACTCCTTTGTGTGGAGTGTCACAAGTGATCTACAGCAGAGACTTGTTCACAAATCACTTTCTAATTGGTCTTATCATTTCGCTCACACATTCTGCTGAATATTCCCATGGGTGACCCGGGCATTGGGCATATGGTAATCGTTAGATGCATATTCAAGACCCTGATCCGACGCCTGCACAGATGTCAGGCAAAGAGAAGAGGAAACATATATCACCGGAGCGTTGGTAATGCCCAATTTAAATAGAGAAGAGCAAACAGAAATTTGATTGCGTAGAAGAGGAGCATTAGGCGGCAGTTTCCCCCTGCCCCCTCCCATCTgtaaaaatagagaaaaagtCCGCACACCCCACGTGAAATCAAAACccacttgcagttgcagttgccagcTGCTGTGTCTTCAGCTTCTGCTGATGACGCTGATGGAGGAACTTTGCTGCAGCGTTTGAGTTCCGAGTTgcgagttggagttggagttacGAGTGGGCGGGGGCGTTTCGGAGTCACACGTATAGAAAGATATAGGGGGAATCCGCCTGATGAGGCGGAAGTGAAAGCGACCAAGCAGAATTAAACCGCTTCCTCTCCTTTTATCCCAATCTCCCAGCTCGAGCTTTTGTGCCAGAGCACCCATCATACGTGGATACTCTTGATGGGAAGGGGATTATAGTTGAATAGTTGATtagtacaaaatattttgtattttaaaatctcTTTTTGAATTCActaacaattatttaaaaataatgaacaaTAACTTAAACAGCtcttaaaatgttattttcaaaaacataatataatataacccCGAATATCAATTTTATTAATACCAATCTGCTGTTATTATCCAATTAACTGCTATGGTATAAAGGTAATATATCTAGATAAGTTCGCAATCTTTACTATTCGATAACTACCTATCGGCCAAAGATCGCCAATTTAAGGAACTATCCATTTAACACACTGTAATTTAGATGTTCAGTagctttaaaaattatttgtagtaTTCGTTATAAGAGGGTGTGAATGCAATTTAAACGACGTGAAACCTAAAATCCAAGCCCGTTAAAGGGTAATAAAGCAGTCTGCTGTTTCGGATTCTCGAGTGggtttttattacattttgttttggcaaGCCGTGGCTGCGCCTTAACCCAAAAAATCCGGAGTTGCGTTCAAGTTTTTGGTCAATTTAACACGCCTTGCCACGCTCTGTTTGCGGGCCGCCAATTGTTGTTTATAAGCAAAAATGCGTGCTGACGTAAGGTCAAGGTGTTTACAGATTAAGGCCGACGTACTCACAATCCgtaccaaaaatgaaaatacccaaaaatggcaaataaagaACTGTCATCGTTAAATACAGTCTGAGGTGTTGCAATGAGTCATCGGCACTCGATCAGTTGACTACCCTACCTCATAGCTGATTGAGTTTCTTGTCTGTCGGTCTGTGGGACAATTGTCGTATTTGTCTGACTATCCGACTCGACTGTCTGACTATGTGACTTTCCCTATATGGTGGCCCACACATGATATAATTGACATtatcaacaacaactggcCGCTGATGAGCGTTAAGTAAGCCGGCAAATggtttttaattgttgttgctgacgTGACCAGTTTAAACCCCAATTTGGTCATgctataattgaatatttaccCCGGGCAAGCTGTTTGTGTTGTACAGTGTGTTTGCTTATGCAATTCTCACTTCATGTTTTTCCATCTTCGGCGTTTTCACACGCCCGAAAAAGGgcggaaaagggggaaaaccgtttgtatctggtatctggtcAAACCGATCtcttcccattcccattgatTGGAATCTAcaagttttcaatttgcttgaACGCGCTTTCAGTTTCGTTCAATTGAGTTAGGGGCTTCCTTTCTTTATTTGAGTTTAGCTGATGGCTAATTAAAAGTTGTTTTCGGGGTGGAAAGAAATAGAGGGGTgccataaattgaatttgataGACAAAGTTGGAGCTGTGTTTTCTGTGACTTGGATTGCCTTTGTTTGAGTTGCAGCAAAACTGGAACTGTTGTTAGATTTTGCAATTACGCTGCTCAGACTCTGTCATATGCATACTTGTTTTTTGCCACTACATCCGCACAAtcaaaaggcgaaaaaattACGTAATCTTGCAGCGAAATTGTATAGCATTATACCAAAATAGTGAACTAATATCGCACCATGCCGTATATAGTACAATTCAACTCAATTCCTGACTGCGCAATCTTAAAGATTGCATTCGCGATAACATCCCTAGGATCTTGAGTCATATTCATTGTGAAAGTTTTGAGATAAGGCGGGCTAGCTCCCAAAGTAAATCCGATGTGGGGCATTATGCGAACATGTGGATCATGTTTGCCTCAACCTCATTCCGTTCAACATTCTTTTGGCCTTTATGTCACTCCACTCGCCGCggtgaaatatatttctttacaCTTTTGCAAAAGTTTATTGCAGATATTTTGAAATGAGAGTTTAGAGTGGGATTACAAGTGAATTATGCGCCCTTGTAATTTGTAtgggcatttaattaataaatgtataGGATTGACATATTTGATATGTCAACGTATAAAATTTTAGGGATTTCCCAAATTACATataacttaaatatttgattaacCGCCTATTCACATCATTTCTCCACGTGTACTTAGTTTCGCCGAAAGAGCAACAAGCCACATTTGATTAGAATCGCTTTTTAtggttattattttttccacaTATTTGCACGTTCGCTGGCTTCAATCTGAGAGCAGAGATATAAccaaattatttgtttattaatttcgttTATTGCCACAAGTGGTGCGGAATGAAGAGACAGCGATCGGGGCCACCAACTGCGttcgtttcgctttttttggtttttactcgcttatttcattttttcattttttgtgtaCTTGTTTTTTGCCGGCAAGAATCTGGGCGATTCGCGACCTAATGCTGCAAGAGCACTCTTTGAGTGCGGATGACTCATGCTCCAGCAATGTCGAGTGCTCTAAGTGAAGGGGGCGGAGAAGAGGGTTCCTCCGAGCTCGGATATGGCGTTGTCTTCTGGCGGGGACAACTCCATTCCACTTGATTCCACTTGGGCAACAGTGGTCCATGCTGGACTAAAAGTGCTTTTGAGTGCTCGCAACTATCGCTGGAATATATCGACTTAAATTtagaatatttgaaatttggAAAAGTAAACGAAGTTGGGTCAAGTGTTCGAGCAGATCGTTTTGCTAAGGTGTGTATTTATACATtgccattgtttattttagaTAAAAGTGTTCAGTCTGAACCTAGTGTCATCACatcttatattttctatattttattgtgCATACTGGCAACTGCGATGGTGATGCCTGTTTTTCCCGACTTCGCTGCGACTATGGCCCGTTCATTTCTCCACTTTGATGGTTTCTCCAGTTGTTGTTTTGATTAAACTGCTGGTGGAGCGagggatatggatatggatatggatgttATGGCTACGCAGAGTTGGCCAAGAGACGGCAGAGTTGGCTTTAAATCATGATTAATATCTTATGTAAAGCTGGCGCGGGGGGAGTTCTGCCGCTTCGACTTCATTCCGTTGATAGCTCATAACGGTACCGGCTATACGAGCATAAATAACAGTTTTTTAAGTGCTGCATCTAGTCGAACTTTAATTTGTGCTCAAAGAAAGCTGAGAAGCATTTCCCCGGACAATAGAGAGAAAGCATCTCTCCCTCTGAATGGCCATAGAATTTCTTCCCTCACTGCCTTTGCTGCTGACCTGAccggcaaacaaaaaccaaaatccagaaaaaatgaaataaaaaccataTAATCTGGCAGTGGACAACAATGCGAATCTGGATTTCAGTTTGCTCTCATGTCTGAAGcgtgtttgccttttgccgtTTGGCATTTGAAGTGTTTATTGTCCCAAAACTTTTAAGAATTCGCCTTGGAAATACTCTTCACACTGCGGATCACAAAGATACTTGTGCCAGGAGCTTGGAAAGCACAAAttgtatataacatatatacacTTTTATATAATCATAATGGAGCTTCTAAGATataaaaaacttatttataaacttcCGTATCAAATATTTCTATTTAGTATGCATTAAATATGTTAGAGTAAGTTATATTTCGGTCTACAGAGaatgcattttgtttaaaGTGCCAGATCAATTGTTTGGGAAATTATTCTCCTTGCCAACAATGTGAAAATTTCAAAAGGATTTTACCACCTTTACATCAAATGACACTTGCAAAAGGTTCGAAGGAGTTTGAATTAGTGTAAAAACAATAGGTGTTGACTCGCAAATCAAACTAAATATGTAATAAAAGGAGAGCTGGTTTTGTCTGAATTTTTAACCAAATTCGGAATTGGTGAAATCAGTTGCTTTTTTACATATCTGTTCCCATTTCCAAGTGCTCCAGTTccttatgcaaatttaaagaaatcacTTTGACACTTCAAGTCTGGTCTATTTTTCTTGATTACGTTTATAAATAGATTTTTTGAAccaattgtttgttttgtagtttctggtgttgttgctggtgctcATTGCCCCCATTTGTCATTCGCTGGCTTTGGCTTGCCGTGGTAATTCGAGATTTTCCTACCATTTCGTGGCTCATGCCAATTGTTTTTATCGCCACTTGGGTCGAGAAACGTTGAAAGCGTG
This genomic interval from Drosophila teissieri strain GT53w chromosome 3L, Prin_Dtei_1.1, whole genome shotgun sequence contains the following:
- the LOC122615481 gene encoding uncharacterized protein LOC122615481 isoform X2, which gives rise to MMLEEQPSASSRPTTSSSYLSDQDPPMSYAAAVESLPVSRLKVKVVLSPRLKRSGNQPPIKRPSPKSSPDAKVKLTPPTQSKPHNVQLNPRRNMAQVPPQSRVAQANPKPNNLPPPAGNNKKSKSKRSQKARQNQQRSEATSPELPVSPQPCDTPSSSPKFSDTTAYLDHYHEQMQRFLAEQTAGQKPYPNRGQVKSCKHNVQLPTNRSLFDFDERLFKRGDLESAAILAQNQAMMRKWLNPSMLIS
- the LOC122615481 gene encoding uncharacterized protein LOC122615481 isoform X1 → MKSQYTRKAKPEPAKTPTAIEPKTNSKLAGPRSRSTTVVVKRRNRRNRIDGAAGGSTGGNADVGKCSAGFCGGGNSRGNNSEGGKSTGCNSGGSNSRGNNSRAGYTGGGNGNTGAGSSGAGNKSGQLVPVRHKPLSDYMMLEEQPSASSRPTTSSSYLSDQDPPMSYAAAVESLPVSRLKVKVVLSPRLKRSGNQPPIKRPSPKSSPDAKVKLTPPTQSKPHNVQLNPRRNMAQVPPQSRVAQANPKPNNLPPPAGNNKKSKSKRSQKARQNQQRSEATSPELPVSPQPCDTPSSSPKFSDTTAYLDHYHEQMQRFLAEQTAGQKPYPNRGQVKSCKHNVQLPTNRSLFDFDERLFKRGDLESAAILAQNQAMMRKWLNPSMLIS